In Candidatus Eisenbacteria bacterium, a genomic segment contains:
- a CDS encoding flavodoxin-dependent (E)-4-hydroxy-3-methylbut-2-enyl-diphosphate synthase has translation GHIQKRLAVWRERHPGVEQLRIAVMGCVVNGPGESKHADIGISLPGTGEEPKAPVYVDGKLQTTLKGETIAEDFARILDDYVARRFASPTT, from the coding sequence GGGCCATATCCAGAAGCGGCTGGCCGTCTGGCGCGAGCGGCATCCGGGCGTGGAGCAGCTCCGCATCGCCGTCATGGGCTGCGTGGTGAACGGGCCGGGCGAGAGCAAGCACGCGGACATCGGGATCTCGCTGCCGGGCACCGGCGAGGAACCGAAAGCGCCGGTCTACGTGGACGGCAAGCTCCAGACCACGCTCAAGGGCGAGACGATCGCCGAGGACTTCGCGCGGATCCTGGACGACTACGTGGCGCGGCGGTTCGCGTCGCCGACTACTTGA